From the Musa acuminata AAA Group cultivar baxijiao chromosome BXJ1-2, Cavendish_Baxijiao_AAA, whole genome shotgun sequence genome, one window contains:
- the LOC135605719 gene encoding FRIGIDA-like protein 4a, producing MGSEAAAAIPSSLVQESFAELEKQRELITCCTLLWKELSDHFSTLERGLEIKSEALRSKRQSLDASTRRTLGSLRRRELSIDAAVDLALSKLDERRVAAVQALAAAAAEGDELGLPEKLRSLCTKMDFDGFFDLVVAKRKDVELLRSELPVALADCIDPSKFVMNAISGVFPVDKRLVKSPNDLGWACVLILESLVPVLADPELGTARLLVTRTTRERAKEIAEEWKEGLEQHGGVENTKPSDAHTFLQLVVTFGIVEKDDKALYQRLVVSFSWRKQMPKLAISLGLEDKMEDIIEELISNGHQLDAINFAYEAGLQDKFPPVPLLKSFLKDSKKATSTSEDRNNCGQSVNNTCRKEQSVIRAAMKCIQEHKLEAEFPLEGLQKRLEQLEKAKVEKKRPSGGGPANKRTRASNGGPMPPAKAGRLTSNACVSSFPAAPAFVRSPSSHATYPAAAPYPYDSPAGLGVYGSRSPPALRDSYGYPAEVGSAALGASYPSPPMSYSVYGNYNNGLGGYNNALTPVYQQAYYR from the exons ATGGGATCCGAGGCGGCCGCCGCCATTCCTAGCTCGCTGGTGCAGGAGAGCTTCGCGGAGCTGGAGAAGCAGCGGGAGCTCATCACCTGCTGCACGCTTCTGTGGAAGGAGCTGTCCGACCACTTCTCCACCCTCGAACGGGGGCTCGAGATCAAGTCCGAGGCCCTCCGGTCCAAGCGCCAGTCCCTCGACGCCTCCACCCGGCGCACTCTCGGCTCCCTCCGCCGCCGCGAGCTCTCCATCGACGCCGCCGTCGACCTCGCCCTATCCAAGCTCGACGAGCGCCGTGTCGCCGCCGTACAGGCCCTCGCTGCCGCCGCTGCCGAAGGGGACGAGCTTGGTCTCCCCGAAAAGCTGCGATCTCTGTGCACTAAGATGGATTTCGACGGGTTCTTCGACCTCGTGGTGGCGAAGAGGAAGGATGTGGAGCTTCTCCGGTCGGAACTCCCTGTGGCCCTCGCGGACTGCATCGATCCGTCCAAGTTCGTGATGAACGCCATCTCTGGGGTCTTCCCTGTCGATAAGAGGCTGGTGAAGTCACCGAATGATCTCGGGTGGGCCTGCGTGCTGATTCTGGAGTCGCTGGTGCCTGTCCTGGCGGATCCAGAGCTGGGGACGGCAAGGCTGTTGGTAACTCGAACCACAAGGGAGCGGGCCAAGGAGATAGCGGAGGAGTGGAAGGAGGGGCTGGAGCAGCACGGTGGGGTCGAGAACACAAAGCCATCTGATGCGCACACGTTTCTCCAGCTCGTGGTAACTTTTGGGATCGTAGAGAAGGATGACAAGGCGTTATACCAGAGGCTTGTGGTTAGTTTTTCATGGAGGAAGCAGATGCCAAAGCTGGCTATATCATTAGGTCTTGAGGATAAAATGGAAG ATATTATTGAGGAACTAATCAGCAATGGGCATCAGCTGGATGCAATAAACTTTGCCTATGAGGCTGGTCTTCAGGACAAGTTCCCTCCTGTTCCACTGCTAAAATCCTTCCTCAAAGactctaagaaagcaacttcaaccTCTGAGGATCGCAACAATTGTGGGCAATCTGTG AATAACACATGCCGCAAGGAACAGTCAGTTATTCGGGCTGCTATGAAATGTATTCAAGAACACAAGCTCGAAGCTGAGTTTCCTTTAGAGGGGCTTCAGAAGCGACTCGAACAATTGGAGAAGGCCAAAGTTGAGAAGAAAAGACCTTCTGGTGGTGGTCCTGCCAACAAGCGAACCCGAGCCAGTAATGGGGGACCAATGCCTCCTGCCAAGGCTGGTCGTCTGACTAGCAATGCCTGTGTTTCCTCCTTCCCTGCTGCTCCCGCCTTTGTACGATCACCATCATCCCATGCGACATACCCTGCAGCTGCTCCTTATCCTTACGATAGTCCAGCAGGACTTGGGGTCTATGGTAGCAGGAGTCCACCAGCTCTCAGGGACTCCTATGGATACCCAGCTGAAGTTGGCTCTGCTGCACTTGGTGCATCATACCCCTCGCCACCTATGAGCTATTCAGTCTATGGGAATTACAACAATGGCTTGGGAGGTTACAACAATGCATTGACACCAGTCTACCAGCAGGCTTACTACAGGTAG